Proteins encoded by one window of Vibrio algicola:
- a CDS encoding winged helix-turn-helix domain-containing protein — translation MTSIGTKYILAQKFIFDPYSNTLLDQLNDNEVIRLGSNESRILLILIEQSTTVVSRDQLHEYVWRDQGFQVDDSSLTQAISTLRKMLRDSTKSPQFIKTIPKRGYQLISTVESCSANNAEAPQEDKTDDDLSHNLSATVNEAPVIAPTTPEAPISPVAVISPKPVWGFRLIWAVILLLPLLALSVNAPSSTQFDQVTLVNDVPLLQPENHPEIKSWLPAIERCTKIYRSRIEGSSSLEKIIATGSLNGQMALNFIHDADHSSQNQSILIFVDQTDFSSVCH, via the coding sequence ATGACTAGCATCGGCACTAAATATATTCTTGCCCAAAAATTCATCTTTGATCCGTACAGCAATACCTTACTTGATCAATTAAATGATAATGAAGTCATACGCTTAGGGAGTAACGAAAGCCGTATTCTATTAATTCTTATTGAGCAGTCCACCACAGTGGTAAGCCGAGATCAATTGCATGAATACGTCTGGCGCGACCAAGGATTTCAGGTCGATGATTCAAGTTTAACTCAGGCAATATCCACCTTAAGAAAAATGTTGCGTGACTCCACCAAGTCACCACAATTTATCAAAACTATTCCAAAACGTGGTTATCAATTGATTTCTACGGTCGAAAGTTGCTCGGCCAACAATGCAGAGGCGCCACAAGAAGATAAAACCGATGATGACTTAAGTCACAATTTATCCGCAACGGTAAACGAAGCGCCGGTTATTGCCCCTACTACTCCCGAGGCTCCAATATCACCAGTAGCTGTAATATCACCCAAACCAGTTTGGGGATTTCGATTAATATGGGCAGTGATCCTGTTATTACCGCTTTTAGCATTATCGGTCAACGCGCCGTCATCGACTCAATTTGATCAAGTTACTTTGGTCAATGATGTGCCATTACTACAGCCTGAAAACCACCCTGAAATTAAATCGTGGTTACCGGCAATTGAACGTTGCACTAAGATTTATCGCAGCAGAATTGAAGGCTCTTCAAGCTTAGAAAAGATCATTGCGACTGGCAGCCTAAATGGTCAAATGGCGCTGAACTTTATTCATGACGCTGATCATTCGAGCCAAAATCAGTCGATATTAATCTTTGTCGACCAAACTGATTTTTCTTCTGTTTGTCACTAA
- the yfcE gene encoding phosphodiesterase — MKLFFISDLHGCLPATQQALALYKASQATQLILLGDVLNHGPRNPIPAGYDPAAVADALNQYASEIIAVRGNCDSEVDQMLLDFPMMSDYAVVLLEDGRKLFLTHGHTYNQDNLPMLAKGDVLCHGHTHIPVAKNVDDLFIFNPGSVTFPRQGYTASYGLYQAGQFSVMDFAAKQFL, encoded by the coding sequence ATGAAACTGTTTTTTATTTCAGATTTACATGGTTGTTTACCTGCTACTCAACAAGCTCTCGCTCTCTATAAAGCCTCGCAAGCGACCCAACTTATTCTATTGGGGGATGTGCTAAATCATGGCCCTAGAAATCCGATCCCTGCTGGCTATGATCCTGCCGCTGTTGCTGATGCTCTCAATCAATATGCCAGTGAAATCATTGCAGTACGAGGCAATTGTGATAGTGAAGTTGATCAAATGCTATTAGATTTTCCTATGATGTCGGACTACGCGGTAGTGTTACTCGAAGATGGACGTAAATTATTCCTCACTCATGGTCATACTTATAACCAAGATAATCTACCGATGCTAGCCAAAGGCGATGTGTTATGTCACGGCCATACTCATATTCCAGTGGCTAAAAATGTGGATGATTTATTTATTTTTAATCCTGGTTCGGTGACTTTTCCACGTCAAGGCTACACTGCCAGTTATGGCTTGTATCAAGCAGGACAATTTAGCGTAATGGATTTTGCAGCAAAGCAATTTCTGTAA
- a CDS encoding TIGR01777 family oxidoreductase, with product MHILLTGGTGFIGSELIKHLVDHHITVLTRSSDQAKSKLKHADFSNIDYVSCLSTWHNLDHIDAIINLAGEPIATKRWTESQKQKICHSRWDITQQIVSLIKASQHPPHTLISGSAVGYYGDQKQHVVMENTPPIVINHSFAHHVCQQWENIAMQASSTKTRVCIIRTGIVLGSQGGALLAMLPPFRFGVGGKLGRGNQYMPWIHIQDEVRAITYLLQQSQTSGTFNLCAPHPVPNKHFSRLLAKTLRRPCLISTPQWVFKLIMGESRAILFDSVRAKPKHLTEIGFIFTYSRLEPALKQLLQSTGSR from the coding sequence ATGCATATCTTACTCACCGGAGGAACCGGTTTTATTGGTTCTGAACTTATCAAACATTTAGTTGACCATCACATCACGGTATTGACTCGTTCATCAGATCAAGCAAAATCTAAATTGAAGCATGCTGATTTTTCAAATATTGATTATGTCAGCTGTCTATCTACTTGGCATAACCTCGATCATATAGATGCCATTATTAATCTTGCTGGCGAACCTATTGCAACCAAACGCTGGACTGAAAGCCAAAAACAAAAAATTTGCCATAGTCGCTGGGATATTACTCAGCAAATTGTCAGTTTAATTAAAGCCAGTCAACACCCACCACACACGCTGATCAGTGGATCAGCTGTTGGTTATTATGGAGATCAGAAGCAACATGTTGTTATGGAAAATACCCCTCCAATCGTTATCAATCATTCCTTTGCCCATCATGTTTGCCAACAATGGGAAAATATTGCTATGCAAGCCTCAAGCACAAAGACTCGGGTATGTATTATAAGAACCGGGATTGTCTTAGGCTCTCAAGGTGGAGCTTTACTTGCCATGCTCCCTCCCTTTCGTTTTGGCGTTGGCGGAAAGTTGGGACGCGGAAATCAATATATGCCATGGATTCATATTCAAGATGAAGTTCGCGCTATCACTTACCTGCTGCAACAATCACAAACGAGTGGCACTTTTAACCTATGCGCTCCTCACCCGGTCCCAAATAAGCACTTTAGTCGTCTATTAGCAAAAACATTGCGTCGTCCTTGCTTGATCAGCACGCCACAATGGGTGTTCAAATTGATCATGGGGGAATCTCGAGCAATCTTATTTGATAGCGTAAGAGCCAAACCCAAACACCTGACTGAAATAGGTTTTATCTTTACTTATTCAAGGCTAGAACCGGCGTTAAAGCAGCTATTACAATCAACCGGATCCCGTTAA
- the htpG gene encoding molecular chaperone HtpG: MSDTKTQNKETRGFQSEVKQLLHLMIHSLYSNKEIFLRELISNASDAADKLRFQALSDGGLYQGDADLGVKLSFSTETNTLTIIDNGIGMTRDNVIEHLGTIAKSGTADFFSKLSEDQTKDSQLIGQFGVGFYSAFIVADAVTVRTRAAGVPADQAVQWHSAGEGDYTIEDINKESRGTEIILHMREDGKEFLSEHRLRDVIGKYSDHIGIPVSIWTEKDVETDEENEDGTKVTKKESGWEQINKAQALWTRAKSDISDEEYNEFYKHVSHDFSDPMTWSHNKVEGKNDYTSLLYIPAKAPWDMMNRDHKSGLKLYVQRVFIMDDAEQFMPSYLRFVRGLIDSNDLPLNVSREILQDNKVTQSLRNACTKRVLGMLEKTAKRDEEKYLAFWKEFGMVLKEGPAEDFSNKEKIAALLRFASSDVDSSEQTVGLASYVERMKEGQDKIYYLTADSYAAAKNSPHLEQFKSKGLEVILMVDRIDEWLMNYLTEFDGKQFQSITKAGLDLSKFEDEAEKEKHKETEEEFKSVVERTKTYLGDRVKEVRTTFKLATTPAVVVTDDYEMGTQMAKLLAAAGQEVPELKYILELNPEHEMVKRMADEADEQAFGRWVEVLLGQAMLSERGAMDDPSQFLAAMNGLLEK, from the coding sequence ATGAGCGATACAAAGACACAAAATAAAGAAACACGCGGGTTTCAATCAGAAGTAAAACAACTACTGCATTTAATGATCCACTCTCTTTATTCAAATAAAGAAATTTTCCTACGTGAGTTAATTTCTAATGCGTCAGATGCGGCGGACAAACTGCGTTTCCAGGCATTATCCGATGGCGGGCTATACCAAGGTGATGCTGATTTAGGGGTCAAGCTGTCTTTCAGTACTGAAACCAACACTCTAACCATTATCGATAATGGTATTGGTATGACGCGCGATAATGTCATCGAACATTTAGGCACTATCGCCAAATCAGGCACCGCCGATTTCTTCTCAAAATTATCGGAAGACCAAACTAAAGACTCACAATTAATTGGTCAATTCGGTGTTGGTTTCTACTCAGCATTTATCGTAGCCGATGCAGTAACCGTTCGTACTCGCGCGGCAGGTGTGCCCGCGGATCAAGCAGTACAATGGCACTCTGCAGGCGAAGGTGATTACACCATCGAAGACATCAATAAAGAGTCTCGTGGTACCGAGATTATTTTGCACATGCGTGAAGATGGTAAAGAGTTTTTATCCGAGCACCGCTTGCGTGATGTGATTGGTAAATATTCTGATCATATTGGGATCCCTGTTTCGATCTGGACTGAAAAAGACGTCGAGACCGATGAAGAAAACGAAGATGGCACCAAGGTTACGAAAAAAGAAAGCGGCTGGGAGCAAATCAACAAAGCTCAGGCGCTATGGACTCGTGCCAAATCTGATATTAGTGACGAAGAATATAATGAATTTTATAAACATGTTTCGCATGACTTTAGCGATCCGATGACTTGGAGTCACAACAAGGTTGAAGGTAAGAACGATTACACAAGCTTGTTGTATATTCCTGCTAAAGCCCCATGGGACATGATGAACCGCGATCATAAAAGTGGTTTGAAATTGTACGTCCAACGCGTGTTTATTATGGATGACGCCGAGCAGTTTATGCCGTCTTACTTGCGTTTTGTGCGCGGTTTGATTGATTCAAATGATCTGCCACTTAACGTATCGCGCGAAATCCTGCAAGACAACAAAGTGACCCAATCACTGCGTAATGCCTGTACTAAGCGCGTATTGGGTATGTTAGAGAAAACCGCCAAGCGTGATGAAGAAAAATACCTAGCGTTCTGGAAAGAGTTCGGCATGGTATTAAAAGAAGGCCCAGCGGAAGACTTCTCTAATAAAGAAAAAATTGCAGCTTTATTGCGTTTTGCTTCAAGCGATGTTGATTCTTCTGAGCAAACCGTGGGGCTGGCCTCTTACGTTGAGCGGATGAAAGAAGGCCAAGATAAGATTTATTATCTTACAGCCGACAGTTACGCTGCCGCTAAAAACAGTCCGCACTTAGAACAATTTAAGTCGAAAGGCCTAGAAGTGATCTTAATGGTTGATCGCATCGATGAATGGTTAATGAATTACTTAACTGAATTCGATGGCAAGCAATTCCAATCGATCACTAAAGCAGGTTTGGATTTATCGAAATTTGAAGATGAAGCTGAAAAAGAAAAACACAAAGAAACTGAAGAAGAGTTCAAGTCTGTTGTTGAACGCACGAAAACCTATTTAGGTGATCGCGTTAAAGAAGTACGCACTACCTTTAAACTGGCCACCACGCCAGCAGTTGTCGTGACGGATGATTACGAAATGGGCACTCAAATGGCAAAACTGCTGGCGGCTGCCGGTCAAGAAGTGCCAGAGCTGAAATACATTTTGGAATTAAATCCAGAGCATGAGATGGTAAAACGCATGGCAGATGAAGCAGACGAACAAGCTTTTGGTCGTTGGGTTGAAGTGTTACTTGGTCAGGCGATGTTATCAGAGCGTGGTGCGATGGATGATCCGAGCCAGTTCTTAGCGGCAATGAATGGTTTGCTAGAGAAATAA
- the adk gene encoding adenylate kinase, which produces MRIILLGAPGAGKGTQAQFIMEKFGIPQISTGDMLRAAIKAGTEMGKQAKAVIDAGQLVSDDIILGLIKERIAQDDCEKGFLLDGFPRTIPQADGLKGMGVAVDYVIEFDVADSVIVERMAGRRAHLASGRTYHMIYNPPKVEGKDDITGEDLVIRDDDKEETVLARLGVYHEQTAPLIEYYGNEAAAGNTTYLKFDGTKAVDVVSAELAAALTK; this is translated from the coding sequence ATGCGCATCATTCTTTTAGGTGCTCCAGGTGCTGGTAAAGGTACTCAAGCTCAATTCATTATGGAAAAGTTTGGTATTCCACAAATTTCTACTGGCGATATGCTACGTGCGGCAATTAAAGCCGGTACTGAAATGGGCAAACAAGCGAAAGCGGTTATCGATGCTGGTCAATTAGTATCAGATGATATTATTCTTGGCTTGATTAAAGAGCGTATCGCACAAGATGATTGTGAGAAAGGTTTCCTACTTGATGGCTTCCCTCGCACTATCCCACAAGCAGATGGCCTTAAAGGCATGGGTGTAGCGGTTGATTACGTGATTGAGTTTGACGTAGCCGATAGCGTTATCGTTGAGCGTATGGCGGGTCGTCGTGCTCACCTTGCTTCTGGTCGTACTTACCACATGATTTACAACCCACCAAAAGTGGAAGGCAAAGATGACATCACCGGTGAAGACTTAGTGATCCGTGATGACGACAAAGAAGAAACGGTTTTAGCTCGTCTTGGTGTGTACCATGAGCAAACAGCACCACTTATCGAATACTACGGTAATGAAGCAGCAGCCGGTAACACCACTTACCTGAAGTTTGACGGCACCAAAGCGGTTGACGTTGTGAGTGCTGAACTTGCAGCAGCATTAACCAAATAA
- a CDS encoding regulatory protein ToxS: protein MKKIITTVALASSIIFSGWVYWHSDFKLKKVLISREWQSTLVAHMSEWNKSHIVDKAKIISNVKYLPNGTYLKISSLNLYSKKFKQPIELNISESGQWELSDHYIIITPEVFKDTSTAITAGLSKPQLTHIKQLFKVSSQQSRKIDVINDNALLLTTLEHGSTILYSQ, encoded by the coding sequence ATGAAAAAAATAATCACCACAGTGGCGCTTGCAAGTTCAATCATTTTTAGTGGTTGGGTCTATTGGCACAGTGATTTTAAATTAAAGAAAGTATTAATTTCCAGAGAATGGCAATCTACCTTAGTAGCTCATATGTCGGAATGGAATAAATCCCATATTGTTGATAAAGCAAAAATCATTTCTAATGTGAAGTATTTGCCAAATGGCACCTATTTAAAAATATCGTCACTGAATTTATACAGTAAAAAGTTCAAACAACCTATTGAGTTAAATATTTCTGAATCGGGACAGTGGGAACTGAGTGATCACTACATCATTATTACACCTGAAGTATTTAAAGATACTTCGACAGCGATAACAGCAGGCTTATCAAAGCCACAGTTAACTCACATCAAACAGCTATTTAAAGTCAGTTCACAACAAAGCCGTAAAATCGATGTGATTAATGATAATGCCTTGCTGTTAACCACGCTAGAGCATGGTTCGACCATATTGTATTCACAGTAA